A genome region from Bradyrhizobium sp. WSM1417 includes the following:
- a CDS encoding ThuA domain-containing protein, protein MRKAMIVWGGWPGHDPDLCASMIRGWLKAEGFEVRTETTTAAFADPAIHDLSLIIPIYTMSTIEKAEALNLCAAVRSGVGLAGHHGGMGDAFRDSVDYQFLCGGQWVAHPGNIIDYKVDLTKPDDPIMKGLKSFEHRSEQYYMHVDPANEVLATTTFTGEHAPWIEGVVMPVVWKKRYGAGRVFYSSLGHRAYELDVPEIRTLMTRGMLWAARE, encoded by the coding sequence ATGCGCAAGGCAATGATTGTATGGGGCGGTTGGCCGGGGCACGATCCCGATCTCTGTGCTTCGATGATCCGCGGCTGGCTGAAGGCTGAAGGCTTCGAGGTGCGGACCGAAACCACCACCGCCGCGTTCGCCGATCCCGCGATTCACGATTTGTCACTGATCATCCCGATCTACACCATGTCGACAATCGAGAAGGCGGAAGCGCTCAATCTCTGCGCTGCGGTCCGTAGCGGCGTCGGGCTCGCTGGCCATCATGGCGGCATGGGCGACGCATTCCGCGATTCCGTCGATTACCAGTTCCTGTGCGGCGGGCAGTGGGTTGCGCATCCCGGCAACATCATTGACTACAAGGTCGACTTGACGAAGCCGGATGATCCCATCATGAAGGGCCTGAAGAGTTTCGAGCATCGTTCCGAGCAATACTACATGCATGTCGACCCGGCCAACGAGGTGTTGGCGACGACGACCTTCACCGGCGAGCACGCGCCCTGGATCGAGGGCGTTGTCATGCCCGTGGTTTGGAAGAAGCGATACGGCGCGGGCAGGGTGTTCTATTCCTCGCTCGGCCACCGCGCTTACGAGCTCGACGTACCGGAGATCCGGACGTTGATGACCCGTGGCATGTTGTGGGCGGCGCGCGAATGA
- a CDS encoding LacI family DNA-binding transcriptional regulator, with protein sequence MTAVATQSVVRATLEDVARTAGVSLATVDRVVNRREGVRTKTVARVEAAVAKLGYRADVAAARLARGQTFRFAFVLPTGSNSFMTNLTEQVQRTADWLAGQRGFIDILRVDVFDPDVLAAALENLSPAYQGVAVIALDHPRVRAAIDELTARGVAVVTLVSDAPSSRRLHYVGIDNPAAGRTAATLMGRFLTGREGTVAVIAGSLSLRDHTERQFGFHQILSSEYPNLLALPVIEGRDHSERTRELTAALLARQPDLRGIYCCGAGNRGIADALEASGRAREVVWIAHELTQYTRRFLVRGTLDAIINQDPGHEARSAARVLLAHCSGEPISPDQERIRIDIFLRDNLP encoded by the coding sequence ATGACAGCCGTTGCGACCCAGTCGGTGGTTCGCGCTACCCTTGAAGACGTCGCGCGCACGGCGGGCGTTTCGCTCGCCACCGTCGACCGCGTCGTCAACCGGCGCGAGGGCGTGCGCACCAAGACCGTGGCGCGGGTCGAGGCCGCGGTGGCAAAACTCGGCTATCGAGCCGACGTCGCGGCCGCTCGGCTTGCCCGGGGGCAGACGTTCCGCTTTGCCTTCGTGCTGCCGACCGGTAGCAACAGCTTCATGACCAACCTGACCGAGCAGGTCCAGCGCACCGCGGACTGGCTCGCCGGCCAACGCGGCTTCATTGATATCCTCCGTGTCGACGTGTTCGATCCGGATGTACTCGCCGCCGCGCTGGAAAATCTGTCGCCCGCCTATCAGGGCGTCGCCGTGATCGCGCTCGACCATCCCAGGGTGCGCGCCGCGATCGATGAGCTCACCGCGCGCGGGGTCGCTGTGGTGACCCTCGTGTCGGACGCGCCGAGCTCGCGCCGGCTGCATTATGTCGGCATCGACAACCCGGCGGCAGGCCGCACCGCTGCTACGCTGATGGGACGGTTCCTCACTGGTCGCGAGGGGACGGTTGCCGTGATCGCAGGGTCGTTGTCGCTGCGCGATCACACCGAGCGGCAATTCGGTTTCCACCAGATCCTGTCCAGCGAATATCCGAACCTGCTCGCGCTACCGGTGATCGAGGGCCGCGACCACAGCGAGCGCACGCGGGAGCTCACTGCGGCGCTGCTCGCGCGCCAGCCCGATCTGCGCGGCATATACTGCTGCGGCGCCGGCAACCGTGGCATCGCCGATGCGCTCGAGGCCTCGGGACGGGCGCGTGAGGTGGTCTGGATTGCCCACGAGCTGACTCAATACACGCGGCGTTTCCTGGTCCGCGGCACGCTCGATGCCATCATCAACCAGGATCCCGGCCACGAGGCCCGGTCCGCAGCGCGAGTTCTGCTCGCGCATTGTTCGGGTGAGCCCATCAGCCCCGACCAGGAGCGCATCCGCATCGACATTTTTTTGCGAGACAATCTGCCGTAA
- a CDS encoding FMN-dependent NADH-azoreductase, whose translation MAKLLHLSCSPRDDSWSSAGARVFIDGFRRARPDWDVDVMDLWRERLPEFSGPIVEAKYARMKAQAFNDAQRDSFAEAERMAVRLALADRVLISTPMWNFSIPYKLKQFFDIIVQPGLTFRFDPSVGYVPLLKDRPTIVILASGSDFATGMNRGRIDMATPYLREILRFVGISNVRFVPIGPTTGPQQPIEGARERAHQRLTAMAASF comes from the coding sequence GTGGCGAAGCTCCTGCACCTGTCCTGCTCACCCCGCGACGACTCCTGGTCAAGCGCCGGCGCACGCGTTTTCATCGACGGCTTTCGCCGAGCTCGGCCCGATTGGGACGTGGACGTCATGGATCTCTGGCGCGAGCGCCTGCCGGAGTTTTCAGGCCCCATTGTCGAAGCCAAATATGCGCGGATGAAGGCGCAAGCCTTCAACGACGCGCAGCGGGACAGCTTCGCGGAAGCCGAGCGGATGGCGGTGCGCTTGGCGCTTGCCGATCGGGTGCTGATTTCGACGCCGATGTGGAACTTCAGCATTCCCTATAAGCTCAAGCAATTCTTCGACATCATCGTCCAGCCCGGGCTCACCTTTCGGTTCGACCCTTCGGTAGGGTATGTTCCGCTGCTGAAGGACCGGCCGACCATCGTCATCCTTGCCAGTGGCAGCGATTTCGCCACCGGAATGAACCGCGGGCGCATCGACATGGCAACGCCTTACCTGCGCGAAATTTTGCGTTTTGTCGGTATCAGCAATGTTCGCTTCGTTCCGATCGGGCCAACCACCGGACCGCAACAGCCCATCGAGGGGGCCCGCGAAAGAGCCCACCAACGTCTGACCGCAATGGCCGCGAGCTTCTGA
- a CDS encoding isochorismatase family protein, whose translation MTHVTLRSEFETLIDPYAPVAQIGTGFDFTEGPIWHPVDHYLLFSDMPGDVRRRWDARRGVAEVKRPSNKCNGMTYDAELNLIVCEHATSSLIRERPDGRREVLASHFGGQELNSPNDVCVHSSGAIYFSDPWYGRMPVYGVERPRQLGFQGVYRVVPGAEPKLVVERNLFDQPNGLCFSPDEKLLYVNDTVQALIRVFDVNGDGSLSSARVFASGIRSELEPGLPDGMKCDQHGNVWVTAPGGVWVYSPRSELLGKLRLPELVANLTWGGPDFRTLYLTSTHSVYAIPTKVGPRHEPYMSGKRGSGTAAAGSASAAPILADGEMQLDPRRCAMIIQDLQNDVIMEGGAFTDSGAPGHAKQQHVVENVRRLAETARARGVAVIHVWFVVEPGAPGVTLNAPLFEGLVDSKAMVRGSWGAAPVSGLEPRPGDFVVEKVRMSAWEGTRLETILKATGRDMIINTGAWTNMSVEHTARTGADKGYFMIVPEDCCSTMNADWHAASINFAMQNVAVVTKANAVIKALG comes from the coding sequence ATGACGCACGTCACCTTGCGTTCCGAATTCGAGACCCTGATCGATCCTTACGCGCCAGTCGCGCAGATCGGCACCGGTTTTGACTTCACGGAGGGACCGATCTGGCATCCGGTCGATCATTATCTGCTGTTCTCCGACATGCCGGGCGACGTGCGCCGGCGCTGGGATGCGCGGCGCGGCGTCGCCGAGGTCAAGCGTCCCTCGAACAAATGCAACGGCATGACCTATGACGCCGAGCTCAATTTGATCGTTTGCGAGCACGCGACATCGTCGTTGATCCGCGAACGGCCGGACGGGCGGCGCGAGGTGCTGGCCTCGCACTTTGGGGGACAGGAGCTCAACAGCCCCAACGACGTCTGCGTGCACTCCTCCGGCGCGATCTATTTCTCGGATCCCTGGTATGGCCGCATGCCGGTCTATGGCGTCGAGCGGCCGAGGCAGCTCGGCTTCCAGGGCGTCTATCGCGTCGTGCCCGGCGCCGAACCGAAGCTCGTCGTCGAGCGCAATCTGTTCGACCAGCCGAACGGGCTGTGCTTTTCGCCCGACGAGAAACTGCTCTATGTCAACGACACCGTGCAGGCACTGATCCGCGTATTCGACGTCAACGGCGACGGCTCGCTGTCGAGCGCGCGTGTGTTCGCGAGCGGCATCCGCTCCGAGCTCGAGCCCGGCTTGCCCGACGGCATGAAGTGCGACCAGCACGGCAACGTCTGGGTCACGGCACCCGGCGGGGTGTGGGTCTATTCGCCGCGGAGCGAGCTGCTCGGCAAGCTCCGCCTTCCTGAGCTCGTGGCGAACCTTACCTGGGGCGGGCCGGATTTCCGCACGCTGTACCTGACTTCGACGCACTCGGTCTATGCCATTCCCACCAAGGTCGGACCGCGCCACGAGCCCTATATGAGCGGCAAGCGAGGCAGCGGCACTGCAGCGGCCGGTTCTGCTTCCGCTGCCCCCATCCTCGCCGACGGCGAAATGCAGCTCGACCCGCGACGCTGTGCCATGATCATCCAGGACCTCCAGAACGACGTCATCATGGAGGGGGGCGCATTCACCGATTCCGGCGCACCAGGTCACGCGAAGCAGCAGCACGTCGTCGAAAACGTCCGGCGTCTGGCGGAAACGGCGCGCGCCCGCGGCGTCGCCGTCATCCATGTCTGGTTCGTCGTCGAGCCCGGCGCGCCCGGCGTGACGCTGAATGCGCCGCTGTTCGAGGGTCTCGTCGACAGCAAGGCGATGGTGCGCGGAAGCTGGGGCGCGGCACCGGTGTCAGGTCTCGAACCGAGACCCGGCGATTTCGTGGTCGAGAAAGTGCGAATGAGCGCCTGGGAAGGCACGAGGCTCGAAACGATTCTGAAAGCCACCGGTCGCGACATGATCATCAACACCGGCGCCTGGACCAACATGTCGGTCGAACACACGGCGCGGACCGGCGCCGACAAGGGCTATTTCATGATCGTTCCCGAGGATTGCTGCTCGACCATGAATGCCGATTGGCACGCTGCCTCGATCAACTTCGCCATGCAGAATGTCGCCGTCGTGACCAAGGCCAATGCGGTCATCAAAGCGCTGGGATGA
- a CDS encoding MBL fold metallo-hydrolase: MPLEIKILDYGDIELESSFLVLGHDCGRTRRVLTLGFLILGGKYPVVVDTGYRSNQIMETLGMRGLQYHEHMIENQLARHGVRMGDVRFVCHTHLHIDHAGKDDLFPMNTTVVLNRRELEYSVSGLMHPQYPAPDIKHLIDRLHTKSALRFLDLEITGPIELMPGVYCDAANAHTEGSMNIIVETADGIATICGDVIYDFNDQIVTPFNEIHDWEPRTTGNHGTTKRAEKAAIKKLLSNSRYLLPVHDRPARIEGGNVVGRLHDQVPGPIVQSLPQRNWFPA; this comes from the coding sequence ATGCCGCTGGAGATCAAGATCCTGGACTATGGCGATATCGAGCTGGAATCGAGCTTTCTGGTTCTCGGCCACGACTGCGGCCGCACCCGCCGCGTCCTCACCCTCGGTTTCCTGATCCTCGGCGGGAAATATCCGGTCGTGGTAGATACGGGTTATCGCTCCAACCAGATCATGGAAACGCTGGGGATGCGCGGCTTGCAGTATCACGAGCACATGATCGAGAACCAGCTTGCGCGGCACGGCGTGCGGATGGGCGACGTGCGTTTCGTCTGCCACACCCATCTGCATATCGACCACGCCGGCAAGGACGATCTGTTTCCGATGAACACGACCGTCGTTCTCAACCGCCGGGAGCTCGAATATTCCGTGTCCGGCCTGATGCATCCGCAATATCCGGCGCCGGATATCAAGCATCTGATCGACCGTCTGCACACCAAGAGTGCGCTGCGCTTTCTCGACCTCGAGATCACAGGTCCCATCGAGCTGATGCCGGGTGTCTATTGCGACGCCGCGAATGCGCATACCGAGGGATCGATGAACATCATCGTCGAAACCGCCGACGGCATCGCGACCATCTGTGGCGACGTCATCTATGACTTCAACGACCAGATCGTGACGCCCTTCAACGAGATCCACGACTGGGAGCCGCGCACCACGGGCAATCACGGCACCACCAAGCGGGCCGAGAAGGCCGCCATCAAAAAGCTGCTCAGCAATTCGCGCTATCTGCTGCCGGTCCACGACCGTCCCGCCAGGATCGAAGGCGGCAACGTCGTCGGCCGGCTGCACGACCAGGTCCCTGGACCGATCGTGCAGTCCCTGCCCCAGCGCAACTGGTTTCCGGCCTAG
- a CDS encoding amidohydrolase codes for MTDIVDGHHHIWRQADLPWLVGPMQPRIFGPYEPIRRDYPIEEYLRDLEGSGVTRSVYVQTNWANDRFEDEAAWVQQTAEAHGWPHAIVAYADFSVDDVRPQLDRLKRYALVRGVRMQLHWHENPLYRFAARSDLCTDPVIQRNIARLAEYGWSFDLQVFTPQMPDAAHLAEACPKVTFILQHAGMLEDHSPSGRAAWRAGMARLAACPNIVSKLSGLGTFIHRNDPAHIASVLTDTIAIFGAERCLFGSNFPIEKLWTSYRELIDAFRAAAAPLRDDQREAIFRTTAMRVYRL; via the coding sequence GTGACCGACATCGTCGATGGGCACCATCATATCTGGCGCCAGGCCGACCTGCCCTGGCTGGTGGGTCCGATGCAGCCGCGCATCTTCGGTCCATACGAGCCGATCCGGCGCGACTACCCGATAGAGGAATATCTCCGCGACCTCGAAGGCAGCGGCGTCACCCGCTCGGTCTATGTCCAGACCAACTGGGCCAATGACCGCTTCGAGGACGAGGCGGCTTGGGTGCAGCAGACCGCCGAGGCGCACGGCTGGCCGCATGCCATCGTGGCTTACGCCGATTTTTCAGTGGACGACGTGCGTCCACAGCTCGACCGCCTAAAGCGCTATGCCCTCGTACGCGGCGTCCGCATGCAACTGCATTGGCACGAGAACCCGCTTTATCGCTTTGCCGCGCGGTCGGATCTCTGCACCGATCCCGTGATCCAGCGCAATATCGCCCGCCTTGCAGAGTATGGCTGGAGCTTTGACCTTCAGGTGTTCACGCCGCAGATGCCGGACGCCGCACACCTTGCGGAAGCCTGCCCCAAGGTGACCTTTATCCTCCAGCACGCCGGCATGCTGGAGGACCACTCACCCTCGGGCCGCGCCGCGTGGCGCGCCGGGATGGCCCGTCTCGCCGCATGCCCGAACATCGTATCCAAACTGTCGGGGCTCGGAACCTTCATCCACCGCAACGACCCCGCGCATATCGCATCCGTCCTGACCGATACGATTGCGATCTTCGGCGCCGAACGCTGCTTGTTCGGCTCGAATTTTCCGATCGAGAAATTGTGGACCAGCTATCGCGAATTGATCGATGCGTTCCGTGCCGCCGCGGCTCCGCTACGCGATGATCAGCGCGAAGCCATTTTCAGAACCACCGCCATGCGCGTCTATCGGCTCTGA
- a CDS encoding VWA domain-containing protein, whose protein sequence is MSAEPELPRAARVFISFVGLLRTNRFAVAPEQTTSFLAAIQLLGPRSLEDIRQAALATLAPPPERRATFDRLFDLHFRGNEAIERVDDGEDDETVRLQEEARGNDEPLLSNDANESGLAAARAEALVERRFAQASTTDALRRLSREAPRRLPKRRGHRRMRARSGPYADLRRTLRDSVRSDGEILRLGRLKRRQRPRKVLLLIDVSGSMKTRTEENMQFAHTLVQAAPNVEVFTFGTRLTRITRPLRLKRREQALRAAAHAVSDWDGGTRIGDALQAFLAVPRFGGYARGAAVIIVSDGLERGEPDALRDAVAKLSRRAWRVSWLTPLAAGAGFRPQTEALVAIERFVDDLVDGGSSASIVAHVLALGQRRVA, encoded by the coding sequence ATGAGCGCCGAACCCGAACTGCCGCGCGCTGCGCGCGTCTTCATCTCGTTCGTGGGGCTGTTGCGTACGAACAGGTTTGCCGTCGCACCGGAACAGACGACCTCGTTCCTGGCCGCGATCCAGCTGCTCGGTCCCCGCAGCCTGGAGGACATTCGGCAGGCAGCCCTCGCAACACTGGCCCCTCCACCGGAGCGTCGTGCAACGTTCGACCGGCTGTTCGATCTGCACTTTCGAGGCAACGAGGCAATCGAGCGCGTCGATGACGGTGAGGACGACGAGACGGTTCGGCTGCAAGAGGAGGCCCGTGGAAACGACGAGCCGCTGTTGTCGAACGACGCCAATGAGTCCGGTCTCGCAGCTGCGCGCGCCGAAGCCCTGGTCGAGCGCCGCTTTGCACAGGCCTCGACCACCGATGCGCTGCGCCGGCTGTCCCGCGAGGCGCCCAGGCGCCTGCCGAAGCGGCGCGGCCATCGCCGCATGCGGGCACGCAGCGGGCCCTACGCAGATTTGCGCCGCACCTTACGCGACTCCGTTCGCAGCGACGGCGAAATCCTCCGGCTGGGACGTTTGAAGCGGCGGCAGCGTCCACGCAAGGTACTGCTTCTCATCGACGTCTCCGGCTCGATGAAGACCCGCACCGAAGAGAATATGCAGTTCGCGCACACGCTGGTGCAGGCGGCACCTAACGTCGAGGTCTTCACCTTCGGCACGCGGCTGACCCGCATCACCCGCCCGTTACGTCTCAAGCGCCGAGAGCAGGCGCTCAGGGCCGCGGCCCATGCGGTCAGCGACTGGGACGGCGGCACCCGAATCGGAGACGCGCTTCAGGCCTTTCTCGCGGTGCCCCGCTTCGGCGGATACGCGCGGGGCGCTGCCGTGATCATCGTTTCCGACGGCCTGGAGCGGGGCGAACCCGATGCGTTGCGCGATGCGGTCGCGAAACTATCGCGCCGTGCGTGGCGCGTGAGCTGGCTGACGCCGCTCGCGGCTGGTGCCGGCTTTCGCCCGCAGACCGAAGCGCTGGTCGCCATCGAACGCTTCGTCGACGACCTCGTCGATGGAGGATCGAGCGCGTCGATCGTCGCGCACGTGCTGGCGCTGGGACAAAGGAGAGTTGCGTGA
- a CDS encoding MoxR family ATPase — protein sequence MAVRSNIVGIDSPEALEKALRAAYYLADEGLATAAYLGLALGKPLLLEGAPGVGKTEAAKAIAAVLGRRLIRLQCYEGIDASAALYEWNYPRQMLAIRRAGDESIDIYGETFLIERPMLATLRAPDSTVLLIDEIDRADQEFEAFLLEFLSDFQISIPERGTVRASERPVVVLTSNRTRDLHEALRRRCVYHWIDYPSAEREARIVMMRASSVAEGTARAVVAAVERLRREPLSKAPGIAEAVDWAEAATLLHKGGARWPDAFRRSIGVALKDEEDLHFISPRLDALLAEASA from the coding sequence ATGGCCGTCCGCAGCAACATCGTCGGCATCGACAGTCCCGAGGCACTGGAGAAGGCGCTTCGGGCGGCCTATTACCTCGCCGACGAGGGGCTGGCGACCGCAGCCTATCTCGGGCTGGCACTCGGCAAGCCATTGCTGCTCGAGGGTGCGCCGGGCGTCGGGAAGACCGAGGCCGCCAAAGCCATTGCCGCTGTCCTCGGCCGCCGCCTGATCCGCCTACAATGCTACGAAGGCATCGACGCGTCCGCCGCACTCTACGAATGGAACTATCCGCGCCAGATGCTCGCCATCCGCCGGGCCGGCGATGAGAGCATCGACATCTACGGCGAAACGTTTTTGATCGAGCGACCGATGCTGGCGACGCTGCGCGCGCCTGACTCGACCGTGCTGCTGATCGACGAAATCGATCGCGCCGACCAAGAGTTCGAAGCCTTCCTGCTCGAATTCCTGTCCGACTTCCAGATCTCGATCCCGGAACGCGGCACCGTGCGCGCCTCGGAGCGCCCAGTCGTCGTCCTCACCTCGAACCGCACGCGGGATCTTCATGAAGCGTTGCGGAGACGGTGCGTCTATCATTGGATCGACTATCCCTCGGCCGAGCGCGAAGCGCGCATCGTGATGATGCGGGCCTCCAGCGTCGCCGAGGGGACCGCGCGGGCCGTCGTCGCCGCCGTCGAGAGACTGCGACGCGAGCCGCTCAGCAAGGCGCCCGGGATCGCCGAGGCGGTCGACTGGGCTGAGGCCGCCACGTTGCTGCACAAGGGCGGTGCGCGGTGGCCCGATGCCTTCAGGCGCTCGATCGGCGTAGCCCTGAAAGACGAGGAGGATCTGCACTTTATCTCGCCGCGCCTCGATGCCCTGCTGGCGGAGGCCTCTGCATGA
- a CDS encoding xanthine dehydrogenase family protein molybdopterin-binding subunit codes for MTRHRGRGIASVNYPIGMNLGGDPSQALVHSNPSGKFTVALSSIDLGQGMKSVTRQICAETLGVPVEDVYVDTADSDTGPHCMGSFASRGTHRVGNAVMAAAREARGVMMEAAAEELEVNAADLETDGRGNIHVKGAPHRSISTKDVAIAAQFKQGKTISGRGIFLVPLSNVDPETGEMSPATCYAHACLVAEVEVDDETGEVTMIRMDSAYELGRALNPRLVEQQLVGGAWMGVSHALYETPEPYYPDPVHGPRDFVEYVMPGPGDICPHDIAVLERPAPDGPFGAKGPGEMCANPVLPAVANAIFNAVGVRIDDLPITPEKVLRAIKAEGGARPQARR; via the coding sequence ATGACTCGACATCGCGGACGCGGCATCGCGTCGGTCAACTATCCCATCGGTATGAATCTCGGCGGCGATCCCAGTCAGGCCCTGGTCCATTCCAACCCAAGCGGAAAGTTCACCGTGGCGCTATCCTCGATTGACCTTGGCCAGGGCATGAAGTCGGTGACGCGGCAGATCTGCGCTGAGACGCTCGGCGTACCGGTCGAGGATGTTTATGTCGACACGGCCGATTCCGACACCGGCCCGCATTGCATGGGCTCGTTCGCTTCGCGCGGCACCCATCGCGTCGGCAATGCCGTGATGGCGGCGGCGCGCGAGGCGCGCGGCGTGATGATGGAGGCCGCCGCCGAGGAACTCGAGGTCAATGCGGCCGATCTCGAAACCGACGGACGGGGCAACATCCACGTCAAGGGTGCGCCGCACCGCTCGATCTCCACCAAGGACGTCGCCATCGCGGCGCAGTTCAAACAGGGCAAGACCATCTCGGGCCGTGGCATCTTCCTGGTGCCGCTCTCAAACGTCGATCCGGAAACCGGCGAGATGTCGCCGGCGACCTGCTATGCCCATGCCTGTCTCGTCGCCGAGGTCGAGGTCGACGACGAGACCGGCGAGGTCACGATGATCCGCATGGACTCTGCCTATGAGCTCGGCCGTGCGCTCAACCCGCGCCTGGTCGAGCAACAGCTCGTCGGCGGCGCCTGGATGGGCGTCAGTCACGCGCTCTACGAGACGCCTGAACCCTATTATCCCGACCCTGTCCACGGCCCTCGCGACTTCGTCGAATATGTCATGCCCGGTCCTGGCGACATCTGCCCCCACGACATCGCCGTGTTGGAACGTCCCGCGCCCGATGGCCCCTTCGGCGCCAAGGGCCCCGGGGAAATGTGCGCGAATCCGGTATTGCCGGCGGTTGCGAATGCCATCTTCAACGCCGTCGGCGTCCGCATCGACGATCTGCCGATTACGCCGGAGAAGGTGCTGCGCGCGATCAAGGCCGAGGGCGGCGCGCGCCCTCAGGCGCGGCGCTGA
- a CDS encoding xanthine dehydrogenase family protein molybdopterin-binding subunit, with the protein MLELRKDIFADERDDNLNEIGKGTQRQDMLGHVTGTSSYFNDHKLQGMLHLKVVRSTHSHARIRRIDTTDAERSAGVRRIIRGSDVPRNLNTLLSLINFGKDDEPSLAVDKVRYKGEPILAIVADSEREAFEAISKVRIDYEPLPTVFDVEDALKAGAPVVNDTYPKNAFIYHDTYDHQKLRFGDADAALATADHVLEQRYQMSPIEHAPTETNGSIAAPDTNGRYVVYTSTQALFFSVDTCAKILDVPSNTFHFIGGTVGGGFGGKVDTLTEPLCILGAMLTGRPVRYVFGREEEMQYGPPRGAERIYIKDGVMRDGRVVARKIRAYFDSGAYTRLSSYAAVKCAAHLPGPYTIPNVYGDVYCVFTNRTPATAMRGFGVTAMDFAIECQMDKLANLVGMDPMEFRILNAYRDGDMKAHRREAKNTALIECVQVAAEKAKWPIRDEFKRASSRKDGGGSRAAIPRTPADTHARTTAPAQQRTSYDRLPTAASREPPREPPPPAPSPPPSPRPASPSHGAGRFSSVFGTRRR; encoded by the coding sequence ATGCTGGAACTGCGCAAAGATATTTTCGCCGACGAGCGCGACGACAATCTCAACGAGATCGGCAAGGGCACGCAGCGCCAGGACATGCTTGGCCATGTCACGGGCACATCGAGCTATTTCAACGACCACAAGCTCCAGGGGATGCTGCACCTGAAAGTCGTTCGCTCGACCCATTCGCATGCGAGGATCCGGCGGATCGACACCACGGACGCCGAGCGCTCAGCCGGCGTGCGCCGGATCATCCGCGGCTCCGATGTGCCCCGCAATCTTAACACCCTCTTGAGCCTGATCAATTTCGGCAAGGACGACGAACCGTCGCTGGCCGTCGACAAGGTTCGCTACAAGGGTGAGCCGATCCTGGCCATCGTCGCCGACAGCGAGCGCGAGGCCTTTGAAGCTATCTCGAAAGTCCGCATCGACTACGAGCCGTTGCCGACCGTGTTCGACGTTGAAGATGCGCTGAAGGCCGGCGCGCCCGTCGTCAACGATACCTATCCGAAGAATGCCTTCATTTATCACGACACATACGACCACCAAAAGCTCCGCTTCGGCGATGCCGATGCCGCACTCGCGACCGCCGATCACGTGCTTGAACAGCGCTACCAGATGTCGCCTATCGAGCACGCGCCGACTGAAACCAACGGGTCGATCGCGGCGCCCGACACCAACGGGCGATATGTCGTCTATACGTCGACGCAGGCGCTGTTCTTCTCGGTCGACACCTGCGCCAAGATCCTCGATGTCCCCTCCAACACCTTCCATTTCATTGGCGGTACCGTCGGCGGCGGCTTTGGCGGCAAGGTGGACACGCTGACCGAACCGTTATGCATCCTGGGTGCGATGCTGACGGGACGTCCAGTGCGTTACGTATTCGGACGCGAAGAGGAGATGCAATATGGTCCGCCGCGCGGCGCCGAGCGCATCTACATCAAGGACGGCGTGATGCGCGACGGCCGGGTCGTTGCGCGGAAGATCCGCGCATATTTCGACAGCGGCGCATATACGCGGCTCTCGAGCTATGCCGCGGTGAAATGCGCAGCCCATCTGCCAGGGCCCTACACCATCCCGAACGTCTATGGCGATGTCTACTGCGTCTTCACCAACCGTACGCCGGCAACCGCGATGCGCGGCTTCGGCGTCACCGCGATGGATTTTGCGATCGAGTGCCAGATGGACAAGCTCGCGAACCTCGTCGGCATGGATCCGATGGAGTTCCGCATCCTCAATGCCTATCGCGACGGCGACATGAAGGCGCATCGGCGCGAGGCCAAGAACACGGCACTGATCGAGTGCGTCCAGGTCGCCGCCGAGAAAGCCAAATGGCCGATCCGCGACGAGTTCAAGCGCGCCTCCTCCCGCAAGGACGGAGGCGGCAGCCGCGCCGCCATCCCGCGCACGCCTGCCGACACCCACGCACGGACGACCGCGCCGGCGCAGCAGCGCACGAGCTATGATCGCCTGCCAACGGCCGCGTCGCGCGAACCGCCGCGCGAGCCCCCACCGCCCGCGCCCTCCCCGCCGCCGTCACCGCGACCAGCATCGCCCTCGCATGGGGCGGGTCGATTTTCATCCGTGTTCGGCACCAGGAGGCGTTGA